The genomic stretch ATACAATATATCCGAAGCGGCGCGGCGAAGGCGCGGTGTTTGCCGCCTACTGCGCGGGGTATTCGGTTCTCCGTTTCTGTTTGGAATTCCTGCGCGGCGACGAGCGCGGGGGGGGGGCAATGGGGTTGTCTCCGTCGCAGATAGGTGCGCTGTTTGTGCTTGCGCTGTGCGCTGTTTATTATGCGAGGAGACATGCAAAAACTTGATATCGTATTTTCCGGCGGGGCGATGCGGCTGGACGCTTTTCTGGCCCGCGCGCTGGACGGCTGCCCGCGCGTCCTGTGCAAGGAACTGGTCAAATCCGGCGCGGTGCTGGTCAACGGGAAACCGGCAAAGCCGTCTTACATGCTCTGCGGCGGCGACGCGGTGGTGGCCGAGCTTGCCGCGCCAAAGCCGGACGCCGCGCGTTTTCGGGCCATGATACTCAGCGAGGACCGCCATATAACCGCGATTTCAAAGCCCGCGGGGCTGCTGGCGCATCCGCTGTCCCCGGCGTGGGAATCCTCGCCGGATCTGGCGTTTTCTGGCGAGGTTACGCTGGCCGCGCTTATCCTGTCCGCTTATCCGAAGCTGCCGCAGGACGGGGTCAGCCGCGCCGGGCTGGTGCATCGCCTTGATCGCGAAACCAGCGGCGTGATGCTTATCGCCAAGACCGTGCCGGCGCAGGAGAATCTGCTGGCCCAGTTCCGGCACCGCGAAACAGAAAAAACATATTTGTGCATAGCCAGAGGCGCTGTTAAAGACGATGCCGGGGTGATAGACGTTCCCATAGGCCGCATAACCGGAGGCAAGCTCAAGGCCTCGCATATCGGCAGGGACGCCGTAACCGAATACCGCGTTCTGGAAAGGAAAACCGGAAAGACGCTTCTGGAGCTGCGCCCCCGCACCGGGCGCACCAATCAGCTGCGCGTGCATATGGCCTGGCTGGGCCATCCCGTCATGGGTGATAACGCCTACGGCAAGGACAACGCCGCGCCCCGGCTGATGCTGCATTCCCGGAGCATAGAATTCGCCCATCCCCATACCGGACGAAAAACGCTGGCGAAAGCCCCCGTGCCGCAGGATTTCGAGGCTTACTGGCGCGCCGACTGAAGCTGGCAATTTTGTCCCTTTCCGTAAACCTGAATGTTTCAGTCGGTTGCGGGACCGGGGCGAAAAAGCGAGAAACAATGCCGGGCAAAATTATCCGCGCGCGCCTCGCTGCGTGAAAGGATAATTTTTTGTGAAGGCGGCATGAGGCGGTTTTTTCAAAATCCCGCAATCCAGTTGAAGCATTCAGGTAAAAACAGAAACCCCGCATCGCGGGGTTTTTCAAATGGCGGGACAGACTGTATAATATCAAGAACTTTTACCGCAGTTTTTTTATGGTGAACACCCACACCTGTCCGGTAAAAGAACAGGGGGGAATCCTTCGTTTGGTAAAATTGTTTTGCTAAAGAACACTTTTACCGACAGAGGATTCCCTTGGCTTATTCTACCACAATCCTGAATCAGTTGTTGAATCTTCTACGGGGACATGATTTTGAAAATGCCGTCTCCGCCTGTTGCGCGGACCGCTATGTGAAGTATTTCAACACATGGCAGCAGCTTATCGTGTTGCTTTACGCTCAGGCTTCCGGCAAGGACAGTCTCCGCGCCATTCAAAACGGCCTCTCGACTCATCCTCAGCAGCTTTACCACCTCGGACTTTCTCAGCCCGTCGCCAAATCCACTCTCGCCGACGCCAACGCCCGCTGCCCCTATCGCGTCTTTGAAACGCTGTTTTACAGCTTGCTTAAGCGCTGCTCCGCCCTTGCGCCGCAGCATGGCTTCCGCTTTAAAAACAGGCTTGTTTCGCTTGATGCCACCACTATCGAGCTTTGCCTCTCCGCCTTCCCCTGGGCTAAGTATAAAACGCTCAAGGGCGCGTTGAAACTGCACTGCTCGCTGGACCATCGCGGCAATATCCCCGACTTCGTTGTCATAACGGATGGCAAACACTATGAAACAACTGTCGCAAGAGCCGCTTTCCCTATTGTGCCGGACAGCATATATTGCTTTGACCGGGGCTATACCGATTTCATCTGGTATCAACGGATACAGGACAAGGGCGCTTTCTTTGTTACGAGGGCCAAAGACAACCTCAAATACGCAATAGCCGGACAGCAGTCCGTTCTATCGGGCAAGGGTGTGATATCGGGCACGGAAATCACGCCGCAAGACCCTCAGACCAAGCGCGATTATCCCGGCACGTTGAGGCTGATAGAATACTACGACGAGGAAAATGACAGACTATTCCGGTTTTTGACCAACAATTTCGCGCTGGCAGCCTCAACAATTGTAAAGTTGCAACCAAAAATGACCCATTAGTTGCAACGAAAATTGACCCGCCCTTAATGCATTTTTAACACATTTCCGCTGGTCTGTAAACCTTTGCCAGCCTTTCCTTTTTCTCCTGCTTCC from Elusimicrobiales bacterium encodes the following:
- a CDS encoding IS4 family transposase yields the protein MAYSTTILNQLLNLLRGHDFENAVSACCADRYVKYFNTWQQLIVLLYAQASGKDSLRAIQNGLSTHPQQLYHLGLSQPVAKSTLADANARCPYRVFETLFYSLLKRCSALAPQHGFRFKNRLVSLDATTIELCLSAFPWAKYKTLKGALKLHCSLDHRGNIPDFVVITDGKHYETTVARAAFPIVPDSIYCFDRGYTDFIWYQRIQDKGAFFVTRAKDNLKYAIAGQQSVLSGKGVISGTEITPQDPQTKRDYPGTLRLIEYYDEENDRLFRFLTNNFALAASTIVKLQPKMTH
- a CDS encoding RluA family pseudouridine synthase, which gives rise to MQKLDIVFSGGAMRLDAFLARALDGCPRVLCKELVKSGAVLVNGKPAKPSYMLCGGDAVVAELAAPKPDAARFRAMILSEDRHITAISKPAGLLAHPLSPAWESSPDLAFSGEVTLAALILSAYPKLPQDGVSRAGLVHRLDRETSGVMLIAKTVPAQENLLAQFRHRETEKTYLCIARGAVKDDAGVIDVPIGRITGGKLKASHIGRDAVTEYRVLERKTGKTLLELRPRTGRTNQLRVHMAWLGHPVMGDNAYGKDNAAPRLMLHSRSIEFAHPHTGRKTLAKAPVPQDFEAYWRAD